One Nicotiana tomentosiformis chromosome 4, ASM39032v3, whole genome shotgun sequence genomic window carries:
- the LOC104113427 gene encoding ethylene-responsive transcription factor LEP-like has translation MDNIIPQLHVRNLSRRSSRHSTKYHGVRRRPWGRYAAEIRNPNTKQRHWLGTFDTAEEAALAYDISSIAFCGIENARTNFVYPSMSFPSPYSQPPPPPPPPPPPSTPELEVVENEEDDNDNESLVIASILQSFRHSNTLDKLVL, from the coding sequence atggATAATATTATTCCTCAATTGCATGTTAGAAATTTAAGTAGAAGAAGCTCAAGACATTCAACAAAATATCATGGTGTAAGAAGAAGGCCATGGGGTAGATATGCAGCTGAGATTAGAAATCCAAACACAAAACAAAGGCATTGGCTTGGCACTTTTGATACTGCTGAAGAAGCTGCTTTGGCTTATGATATTTCCTCTATTGCTTTTTGTGGTATTGAAAATGCACGTACTAATTTTGTTTACCCATCCATGTCTTTTCCTTCACCTTATTCTCAACCACCACCACCTCCTCCGCCGCCGCCACCACCGTCAACACCGGAGTTGGAAGTGGTTGAAAATGAAGAAGATGATAATGATAATGAGTCTCTTGTTATTGCTTCTATTTTACAAAGTTTTCGCCATTCAAACACATTAGACAAACTAGTTCTTTGA